The Naumovozyma dairenensis CBS 421 chromosome 2, complete genome genome segment GACCTGAATTTTGAAGAGCTGTTTTGATTGCATTCGAAAGAAATCTGTTATGCTTATCAACCATTTCGTTCTTAGAAAGAATATTCTTACCCAATATCTCAGCGAGTTCAACACGTTTCTGCTCAATTCTATCAAAGTTCTctgatatattaaaaaactCAGATATAAGTTTACTAACTAATcctttaatattttcttcaatgcCTCTGGTATTAGTTGACCTAATAAAGATTTGGGACAGAGGTCTAGATGTTGTCACGAGCGCTTCCATGACTCTATTTATTCTAAGCCTTCTGAATTTTTCCACATAGAACACTACATTCAATTGTCTAGAGTCTGAACCAAACAGCTCATTgatttgttttatttttgccAATGTATCATTAATTTCTAATACGGTATATTTCTTACCCTTATTACAAAGCTTGGCCATGGCTTGTTAAGCATTAATTGGATACGCATATCAGGTTGACATTGCATAACATAAATGTTgcataataattcatcagaAGCAAAACCAGGTTTAAAAGCAGAAACTAAAGACTTGAACTTCTGAGCATGTTCACTAGCATTAGCACAATGACCTAAGTTCCATAATTCAGAGAAAGTCTCAAATGCATCAACTTCTTTAGTGAAAGGATCAGTGAAGATTTGGACAAATTCTTTATAAGGTAAAGCATAAAAATCTTGGTCTTTACCCGCTTGATCAAAGCAGATAAGTGCTTGATCAGTTAAGCATTCCACCAAAAATGCAATTTTTGATCTATCTTCCTTGATTCGTTTCAATAGGAAATGGTTCTTTAGTTAACTTAAAAACAACTTAATGTTCCAGTTAGCTTCCGGTTGTCCATTAAATTGGAAGTCTTTGTTGTTAGGGACATTACCAGGGATCTCACCTCTCAATTGACCTTGCTTTTCaagattattttcaaattggcAAACATGCTCTTCAGATTCATTCTCAGTGAATTTTGATATCAAGATGGCCATTCTTCCATGTAAGCTTATATTGAAGAGCATCACAGTAGTAGCAACTAAGTCTAAAATGATGATTGTCATTTTTAGACTTGAAGTCAGTGCGTTGTAAGGTCAAAAGCATATCACGAGAGACTAGATTAAACGCATCAAtatataaatcattatattatatatatatacatttatTTATACAATTATCTAGATCTGAAGAAAGATAAGATTTATGGAATTTCCTTTGGGCCCACAACTTTTAGTAACCGTGCGATgtataaataaatgaatgTAAGTATTTCATCTGAACAGTGCGTATTCGAAAACATTGCCCTAATgctttaatttttctcgAGTTACTTTCTTTGTTGAGAAAGTTGAAAATGGCTCAAAAAGTGGACACACTTGCTTCCCAACAGGATAGACTAGGTAACTTAACTTTCGATCAGCTAAACCGGGTTAACATCCTTCAGATACACCGACTAGAATCGATTCTTGTTCCCTTTATTTATTGTCTCGTTCTAATTACTTAAGTAACTCTTACAAGATTAGCAGCGTCAAATTATGGGCTTATataatcaaagaaatagTACGAAATATAGTTCTCCTGAAGTATAATTCCTTACCAATTCCATTGGAGCCAGCAAGACTAAGCACACATAACATACTATACGTAGAACGGGAGACAATTtgtgaaaataaatatattagaaaagaaagaaaagaacaatgaacaaaaaaaaacaatagtTGATGAATCGTAAAATTGGCTCTATATTAATTTGAGCTCTAGTAACGATTCATCCAGTAAGATCATTCCTCCTGAAAGGAAGTTCACTTACCAAGCAATCCCATGGAAAACTTTGAGATTTTTCCAAGGAACATAGTACCGATAATCTATATAGTCATATACAAACCTTTTTtatactaataatattacatTTTCCCTCACTTAGAAACTTCAGAGCTTACATGTCTTCAACAATACAACCCTTGTGAGAAACATAGATACCATCTAGAAACTTACGAATATCCTTGTTTCTAACACGACAGATTTGTTGAATGTCAGCAGCATTTTGGGAAACGTTTTCAACAGAGTTACCAGATAAAACAATTTCATCCTTAACGTTAGTGGAGTACTCAATGTCAACACCTTCTCTAACTGGAACAGTTCTGACCTTCTTGTCACCTAAGAAATTTCtgatttcaatgaatttagcaccatctttttcaattgtgtTAACATTGATTGGGAAATGCGCATAAACATATCTCATCTTGTACTTGAAACCCTTAGTAACACCAATAATCATGTTATCAACTAAAGACTTGACTGTTCTCAAAGCAGCAACGTGCTTTCTGTCACCATTGTGAACAGTGACCTTGATCAAATCCTTGGAGATCTTGTTGAAAGTAACATCAATGTGCTTCAAGTTCTTAGTCAAGACACCTCTTGGACCAGTAACCTTAACAATTCTGGATTTAATGTTAACAGTGACACCTTCTGGGATGGCAATGGATTGTTCAGTTTGGAtgtatttcatttttcctGTTCGTTGGTGATATAGTTTTTCAATAAGCAACTtgtaaacaaaatatatataaatatatatatattaaaaggAAATGGTATTTCAAGAGAAATATGGTCTCTCAGAACGAAAATGCTGAAAGGTCTCCtttatatatgtttttttcaaagtcGGAGGCAACATcatgaaaattttttttggacgcaaacaaaaaatattcgGCATCGAAAATTATGAGGGCATAATAAGCGGTTACGCGACACacatttcttcatcaattcaAGACGCCACTAACTTACTTGCAGTAAAGGCCTGTATGTATAGCATATAACATTGCGAATATATACCTCCTAGTACGTAGTACAGGAATATTAgaattctttgattttgatttatttttattactattacaATTCAAactttatataaatatatatgagACTATGGAACTTATTGATCTATTTTACCACTTTCAGAACATACCTATTTACTTTTCTTGTTCCGAATGTTTCTGAAACCATTCACTTGTGAACTTATCTAGGGTATCAGCATCATTATACACCCATGATCCCTCTTCATTATAAAATCTTGCATTTTGATACATTGTTTGGAGATCTTCTTTCACTTCCTCTATCGAATTATATGAGCCCTTCTTACAATcttttataattttatctAATGCAATTGGTTTCTGAATTAATGTATAATAATCAGGGTATAATTTTCTAGAAGGAAGCTTCTCAAAAACTTCAGTCACGGCATGACCATCAGCATTATCCGTTATACTACgcatttcttcaaatagTTTTTCGACTGTTGACGTAAAATCAGATGGGGCCGTTTTCTTGGCTTTACCTCTTCCTCGTCCTCTTCCCTTTGGCTTAGGTTTAGCATCTTCAACGTCTTGCTTTGTTTCCTCGGGCTCTTTTACATCATCAGTGGGCAAAGGTACGTCAGGactcttcttctttaacGTCAGTTTGATTTTTAGTTTAGGTCTCTTCTTGACTGGCTCAGCAATTTCGGGTTCTTGATCAACTTTACCATCTATTACGGGAGGTGCAGTTACATGATTCTCTTCGGTAACTTCATTGACAGTTGGTTGTGGTTGTGGTTCTGGCTCTGGTTCTGGTTCTTGGGAAgcctttctttttcttgttctgcGTCTTGGTGTTTGTACTGGAGTTGGTTCTTTGATTGGgatgttttcttcattagCAATATTTTCACCGACCCCATCTGGAAGCGTCACTTCTGCTGCAGTTGGCTCAGTTTCCACTGTAGTATCAGGTGAATTCTCTAAAGTTTCAATTCCAACTTTTTGAGCTTCCTTCTTCTGTCGTCTTCTGTCACGAGCTTCACGCCTCTTTTGAATAGCGTCTTCAAgtgtattattttcatcttcaacgGCTTCTAAAAATTGTTCTTCAGTTAAACCATCATCGTAATATACACGCTTCTTTTCTCTAATCCTACCAATTGCAACAGGTTCATCTTTGAAATGTTCTTCGATATTCTCCCTGAATATAGCTGGCAATTCTGATACTTGAATCAACCTTGGTGGTACCGTCTTTAATCCATTAGCTTTAGCTATCTTCTTCTCATTGGTAATCCTTTCTTTATCCATTTTATCGAACATTATCTTTTCTTCAGGAGAACGAGCTAGgatttcattcaattcgTCATCATCTAACTCTGCATCATTATCCTCATCGTCTctcatttcattttcaagtAATTTCCTTAaaaattcttcttgttcttcagCAGTAGATTTATTATCGAATTTACCCGCTTGAATAACCTTACCATCAATATCTAGCTTTTGCATAGCCCTTTCTAAGATCACCTCTTCAACGGAGTCAGTGGTGATCAGTCTTAAAATTCTAACTTCATTTTTCTGACCAATTCTATGAGCTCTATCTTGTGCTTGTAAATCTTGATGTGGGTTCCAATCTgtatcaaaaataataacagtatCAGCAGTTTGTAAATTTAAACCTAACCCACCTGCTCTAGTAGACAATAAGAAACAGAAATATTCTGAATTAGGAGCattaaattcttttaaCATACCAGTTCTATCATCAGCTTTAGTACTACCATCTAATCTCATATATTTAAGATCCTTCATTCTTAAGAAATCTTCCATAATATCCATCACTTGTGTCATCTGAAAGAACATCAATACTCTATGACCAGAAGCTTTAAATTTCGGAAGGACACGATCCAACAATTCGAATTTACCAGCAACACGGTATAAGACGTCACTATTACCTCTCGATGGATTCACAACACCTTCCACTTCATCAAACACAAATGGATGATTACAAATTTTTCTCAATTGCATAatcttattattcaaaCCTTTGATACCAGTTTTAGTAGCACCTTCAGTGCCTGCACCAACGAATAAAGCATTATGTTTAAGCATTTGTTCatataattgttgttgcaATCCTGAAAGTTTACATTTGATGACCTTCTCAACTTTGTCAGGAAGATCTTTTTCCacttctttcttcaaacGACGTAACAAAAATGGTCTCAATACTTTATGTAATCTTCtaataactaataatgtttcttcttctgttaGTTCTAACTTTTCTTGGGTACCGGTATTAGCAAATGGTGTATTAAACCAATCTTCGAAAGTTTTAGCAGAGTTGAAAATTTTTGGTAGCacaaaattcaataagGCCCATAATTCGGGTAAATTATTCTGTAAGGGAGTACCTGTTAAAATCAATCTGTTCCTTGTTCTATAATAATGACTAATTGTATAGGATAATTTGGATTGTGCATTTTTCATTCTATGACCTTCGTCAATAATCATATGGGCCCAATCATGTTTACTCAACAAGGCCTTATCCTTGATAATATACTCATAAGTGGTCAATAGAACATCAAAATTACCATTTCTAATTTCATGCTGTAAAGAACGTCTTTGGTTTGGTGTACCTTTATAAATGATTGTATTCAAAGAAGGAGcccatttttcaaattctaaaGTCCAATTTGTGATCGTGGATAATGGAACTATGACTAAAAATGGACCAGGTTCTTTCTtagattcaaataaatatgtGATTAAAGAGATCGATTGAATCGTCTTACCTAACCCCATTTCATCTGCAAGAATACCGTTCAaatgattattataaagGGAAACCATCCATTCTAACCCACGTAattgatattcttttaGTGTACCACCGACAAGAATTGAAGGTTGCTTActaatcttttctttaattctaTGAGCCACTTCATAATAATCGATTTTTTCTCTATCTTCATCAGTCAACGGTTTAATTTCCTCACCGTTTAATAGTTTTGCTTCATTTTGTTGTACTTGAACAGCTTGTGCCAATGAATCCAAGAAAGAATTGGTTTGTTTTAAAAGTTGTGTAATTCTAGTATCTTTTGTCTGATCtaacaatttcaaatagGCTTCTTCATCGTTTGATTTCAAAGCAGCCAAACGTTGCTTAGCTGTCCTTTCAATCCTTCTTTgttcatctttttcaatttggttATGAGCTGTTGTACAGAATTTACCAAATACACTACAACGATCACGACGAggatttttattttcttgagTTTCCTTAACAAAATCgattatattataaatcttcttcaaatgtaAGTTTCGTTGCTTCTTACGTTTTTCTAGTAATTGTTGTCgttctaattcttcagcCAATCTAACTGTTTGTGGGACAATAACCTTTGGTCTTACGTAAACTGATCTCGTAGCTGCCATGGTGTAAGGAGAATCACGCAATGAAGGGATGGTTTGATGTGCAGATGTTGTGACATTTGTGATTAATTTTTGTCTCAAAGATTTTTGTTTCGTTAATGCtttcaatgatttcaattcGATTAAAGCTTTGATCTTTAAGATATCAACATTGGATGGTAATGCATCTGTGGTTAAAAATTCTAAACTATCGTCAAGGGAATATGAACCTATATTTGCTGGTAAGTTTTCAAGTTCTTTGATTCGTTTAGCTATATCTTTAGTTATGGCTGTTTCTGTATCGACATGACCAAGTTGCGCTGTTGGTTTCTTTGATAGTTTATCAGCTAATCCGAAAGCTTCTGCATTTTTATAAAAGTCTAAAGTGAGTTTAATAGGTGATACTGATCCATTTCCAAATTGTGCGCTTGTTTTATTAGTGTTAGTTGTTTCATCTGACGAGAGCAACCCATCAGGTATATCTAAGTCTCTTTCTAGGAGTTGCAAAGCtaatatttgtttcttcaagAGGTCTGTatcataattttcttttggttCATCAGTAGTTGAAAGTAAATCACTTCTCAATTGTTCCACAAtcttattatattcatcttGATCATTTGAAATGTCAATAAACACTTCCTCAAGTAGATTTATTTCTAACTTATTTTCCACTGGATGTTGCTGAATGGCTCTATACCTATATATAAGCTGTTCCAGCTGATCTTTTGTTTGAGGTTTTGGGATATGAATATTGTTTACATTCTGTATTTCTTTGTGAGATGGAAGTAGTACCGGTTCTGTTGCGACCTGGCTTGCCTCTAACATGATACGAAAGAATGATATGTATGTAGTGAGCAGGTGCCGTTGTTACGAGctcttttgtttttttctctCTTGCTAGGCAGGTTAACGACGAGATGACTTGGccctttattatttttgatgTCTAGGATTTGTATATTGACAGTTTTTGGATACTTTTCAGGAAAAAACTGTCTGTCTGGTTTTCGTaattgtttcttcaatggaAAAAGTGTTAAGCCAAGTTATTCCCCCAGCCAATTTTGTGTGGGTggatttttgaaattcgTGTTTTTCATCGTTAAACACGGAGATACTCTCCGGGTGACCACGATCATACAGTTAGTATCAGCGTCACAAACTATTTTAACctaaatatatatcatgtTAAAAGAAACAGGCACATcgattttttctttacctACGTAGTTCCCTCTAAGTatgaaacaacaaaaaatgcaaatgagttctttttatttcaataatgttaCAATGTTACAATGTTATATAGaagtatataaaataatgagGTTACTTTAAGATTTCTACAAGTCCTCAGAatatagaaatatatacatgtttttaattatttattagttCCAGACTACTGtccttgttgttgtgattgttgctgttgtggTTCATTTTGTGGATCCATTGGATAGTTCAATGGCATATATTTACCAAAGAGATGTGCGTCCAATTGATCAAACACATCCAAAATACCAGTTTGATCTAATGTCTCAGATTTGATCTTATCATTCATAGTTGAGTTATCCTTCTTTTCGACATTTTTATCcatattattagtattattatctaatCCTAAATTTTCACTTTGCGTAGTTAGTATATCATCAGGGTTACCATTAAATCCAAAAATATCAGATAGATTCAAAGGATCATTATTGATAGGATTTTCATTTTGCTTCATGAAATTATTAGCGCTATTGACAGTTTTCAAACCACTATTGTTGGTAGTATTGAAAGTTTTCATTTGAGGTGGAGCAAAATTTGTTCTATTTTCGCGATTAACTGGTAGAGATGTTGTAGATAACTGTTGTTGCGGTTGAGCCAGTagttcattttcaattggtGGTTGTAAATCACTAGGGTAATCTGAAACTGAATAACTCGATACCGATTCTTCTCCTTGTAGTATTTGCCTAGGTTGCTTCATTTCAGCTCCAGCATATCCTGGTAAATATCTTTGGGGAAGGGATTGCGTAGTTATTggattttctttatttgtaACGATATTATTCTTAAGAGGTGGTGATGTATGCATCGTGGTAAGCATTATGGTTTTAGAATTCAACTTCTCGAAGAGTTTATTCAATAGGTTATATGTTCTCATTGCAGCCATACTGGAATCTTTAATATGGTTTAATACTTCTCTACCTATTTGAgcatctttcaaaattgcATGATATTCACGTGCACTTTCTTTATCAGGTAATTCTGCTTCGTGGATGTAGAATAACAACGTAGCGAcagaataaaatattgtaTAACTTGCATACCAATATGAACCAGATATTAAGTTCTTTTTTAACATTTCTTCAGCTAACCTCACCACAGCTCTAGCGACTTTGATAGAATTTCTAGCACATTGTAATGACAGCGCGTCTGAATTTGAATCTGCGAAATTTCTGGacaaataatgaatgaatggTCTATAGAGAATGATTTGCACATGTAAGAATGACAAATGCAATAATTTATTGGCTCGTTCATATCTTGGAGGAATGTTTTCTAAGTTCGGAGCCAACTCATTTGGAAGATCATCGAGCCAATTCCTCAATTTTTGTTCTAACGTCGCAATTGTTTCATGGGAAATAAACGTATTCGTCTTTTTAATAGGATAAAGTTCTCCCACAATAGCAtctaatatcattaataatttagtATGTTCATTGGCGATACCTGTACTTGAAAGTACTCCATTTTGGTTCTCTGGGAAATAACCCTGTTctgtaatattttcatcGGATAATTCTAACGGTAAAGTTTGATCAAAATCATTCGCAGAAATAGATCTTGGTAAGCCTAACATAGCATTAACGTAAATATCCAGCTTATAAATAGTGTAAAATAATCGTTTCCtcatttcaatttcaatagGATTAAACCCTGAGTTTGGACCAACTTGTCTATGTAACCCTTCCCTTAACGCACTTCTCATAGCAACACCAATATACGAGTAACATGTTGATAAACGTGCAGAACATTGTAAGAATATaaacatcatcaatattgCTTGTATAGAATCCAAAGAACGAGCGCTCGTaatatcaatcaatttcCTTGCCgcaataaaatatttatagCCTTCGTCCTGTAGAAATTTAGTATCCGTGGAAGGGTTGGTGTCACTAGCTAGATCAGTAGGAGTATGATTAAGTTCTTCATTAGCAattgatttggaaaataatgcACCGACAGCGATAACAGAATAGCACAATGGTAGAAACTGCATTTGCTTGGCTGAATAATTATGTGGATCTGTTTCATAGAGTTCATCGACTtgtttaataaatgatGGCCTATGATATATTCTGAGTAATACACAACAATGTTCCCATGTTTTTTTGATGAATTGTATGGCGATTGGTTTTGGTGGtagaattattttgatCTCACGCCCCATCGGAagtttatcattattatctgatTGTCTTAGGTCAAACGTGTTAGTACTACCGGCGCTACCTGGGCCATTCAATTGAGAATCGATACTGCCAGAACCTTCTGGAGTTCCATAACGAGATAGTTGACTTTGTTGGGGAGGAGAAGTGGTATCGTTGGTTATAAAAAAGTATTCTTTAACGATATCATCTATGAAACTAGAATTCTCTCTAAAGTTATGACAAATTTGTAAGAATGTTGGTATATCCAAGTTGTTGATATCTGGAAGAGTTGGGAATAGTCCATCAAACAATAATTTGTATCGATCCAACTGACTTTGTAAACGTATTGATTTTGTTGTATATTTTCTGGTGGTGGTATTGTTTGTTGACGTCGGTAAGGCTGTTACAGGTGGTGCTGTTCGCTGTGAtagttttattatattagaGGATGAGGAGGTCGATTTAACTTGATTTGTTGTCTGTTTCAAAGGTGAGGATGATGAGTTATTAGTTTTTGAAGGCGCGTACGTTGTTAAATGTTGTAACGATCTTTTGGTGGGCTGATTATATGTGCACTCATATGAATAAACAGTACAATGGATACATGGTTGTTGACCATCACattttactttttttttcctacATTCATCGCAGGCCCTAGTTACTCGTCTCCTTTTCGCCATATGCTGTTGTGCAGGGTCTTGTAGAAGCCTATTCTGAGGCATATTCTCTGCTTTGGGATCTGGTTGATTATTTTGATCAGAcatattagtattattaatgtAGCAGACCAATCGATTGAATACCAGGTCGTTATATAACGGCGTCTAACCTCTTTTGTCAAAGCAATAATCGGAATTGGCTAAAAATGACTTTgtagaaaattattatatttttatagttTGGTTCACTATATGCCAGCCAGAGTATACACTCATCTAACAACTCTTAATTATCCTTCTCTAATAGAACTGCCAAATGGGCAATAACTTAATTTCACTGCAcagaatttttcagtttgACACCTAAAACAGGGCTTTAATTAAATGACTTTAGGTAAGTTAGGGCTCAAGCAAGTAGGGTTTAAAAAGTTAAATTAAACCCTAATAGTCttggaaaataaacaaaaaattgatgaaaagaTCCCGCTATGGTAAACAAAAGAgtttatcatcattgtttcattaatgaGAAAggttaaatatatttttgatgCATATATTCATGGATCCATCGAATTTGTAGTAAAATAATAGGTACAGTAAAAGAGCTCTCCACAAACAATTTATGGACATTAAAAATTAGGAAGACacttattttgttttacgaccattatttttcctcTCACAATGTCGGAACCTGAAAGTGCATACAGGAAAcaaaagattaaagaaacaaagCAACAGAAGAACTTTATTCAAAGTATAACTTCTGTATTGACAACTACTCCAGAACC includes the following:
- the STH1 gene encoding RSC chromatin remodeling complex ATPase subunit STH1 — encoded protein: MLEASQVATEPVLLPSHKEIQNVNNIHIPKPQTKDQLEQLIYRYRAIQQHPVENKLEINLLEEVFIDISNDQDEYNKIVEQLRSDLLSTTDEPKENYDTDLLKKQILALQLLERDLDIPDGLLSSDETTNTNKTSAQFGNGSVSPIKLTLDFYKNAEAFGLADKLSKKPTAQLGHVDTETAITKDIAKRIKELENLPANIGSYSLDDSLEFLTTDALPSNVDILKIKALIELKSLKALTKQKSLRQKLITNVTTSAHQTIPSLRDSPYTMAATRSVYVRPKVIVPQTVRLAEELERQQLLEKRKKQRNLHLKKIYNIIDFVKETQENKNPRRDRCSVFGKFCTTAHNQIEKDEQRRIERTAKQRLAALKSNDEEAYLKLLDQTKDTRITQLLKQTNSFLDSLAQAVQVQQNEAKLLNGEEIKPLTDEDREKIDYYEVAHRIKEKISKQPSILVGGTLKEYQLRGLEWMVSLYNNHLNGILADEMGLGKTIQSISLITYLFESKKEPGPFLVIVPLSTITNWTLEFEKWAPSLNTIIYKGTPNQRRSLQHEIRNGNFDVLLTTYEYIIKDKALLSKHDWAHMIIDEGHRMKNAQSKLSYTISHYYRTRNRLILTGTPLQNNLPELWALLNFVLPKIFNSAKTFEDWFNTPFANTGTQEKLELTEEETLLVIRRLHKVLRPFLLRRLKKEVEKDLPDKVEKVIKCKLSGLQQQLYEQMLKHNALFVGAGTEGATKTGIKGLNNKIMQLRKICNHPFVFDEVEGVVNPSRGNSDVLYRVAGKFELLDRVLPKFKASGHRVLMFFQMTQVMDIMEDFLRMKDLKYMRLDGSTKADDRTGMLKEFNAPNSEYFCFLLSTRAGGLGLNLQTADTVIIFDTDWNPHQDLQAQDRAHRIGQKNEVRILRLITTDSVEEVILERAMQKLDIDGKVIQAGKFDNKSTAEEQEEFLRKLLENEMRDDEDNDAELDDDELNEILARSPEEKIMFDKMDKERITNEKKIAKANGLKTVPPRLIQVSELPAIFRENIEEHFKDEPVAIGRIREKKRVYYDDGLTEEQFLEAVEDENNTLEDAIQKRREARDRRRQKKEAQKVGIETLENSPDTTVETEPTAAEVTLPDGVGENIANEENIPIKEPTPVQTPRRRTRKRKASQEPEPEPEPQPQPTVNEVTEENHVTAPPVIDGKVDQEPEIAEPVKKRPKLKIKLTLKKKSPDVPLPTDDVKEPEETKQDVEDAKPKPKGRGRGRGKAKKTAPSDFTSTVEKLFEEMRSITDNADGHAVTEVFEKLPSRKLYPDYYTLIQKPIALDKIIKDCKKGSYNSIEEVKEDLQTMYQNARFYNEEGSWVYNDADTLDKFTSEWFQKHSEQEK
- the NDAI0B03830 gene encoding 60S ribosomal protein uL6 (similar to Saccharomyces cerevisiae RPL9B (YNL067W); ancestral locus Anc_2.236), which codes for MKYIQTEQSIAIPEGVTVNIKSRIVKVTGPRGVLTKNLKHIDVTFNKISKDLIKVTVHNGDRKHVAALRTVKSLVDNMIIGVTKGFKYKMRYVYAHFPINVNTIEKDGAKFIEIRNFLGDKKVRTVPVREGVDIEYSTNVKDEIVLSGNSVENVSQNAADIQQICRVRNKDIRKFLDGIYVSHKGCIVEDM
- the ASG1 gene encoding Asg1p (similar to Saccharomyces cerevisiae ASG1 (YIL130W); ancestral locus Anc_2.231) gives rise to the protein MSDQNNQPDPKAENMPQNRLLQDPAQQHMAKRRRVTRACDECRKKKVKCDGQQPCIHCTVYSYECTYNQPTKRSLQHLTTYAPSKTNNSSSSPLKQTTNQVKSTSSSSNIIKLSQRTAPPVTALPTSTNNTTTRKYTTKSIRLQSQLDRYKLLFDGLFPTLPDINNLDIPTFLQICHNFRENSSFIDDIVKEYFFITNDTTSPPQQSQLSRYGTPEGSGSIDSQLNGPGSAGSTNTFDLRQSDNNDKLPMGREIKIILPPKPIAIQFIKKTWEHCCVLLRIYHRPSFIKQVDELYETDPHNYSAKQMQFLPLCYSVIAVGALFSKSIANEELNHTPTDLASDTNPSTDTKFLQDEGYKYFIAARKLIDITSARSLDSIQAILMMFIFLQCSARLSTCYSYIGVAMRSALREGLHRQVGPNSGFNPIEIEMRKRLFYTIYKLDIYVNAMLGLPRSISANDFDQTLPLELSDENITEQGYFPENQNGVLSSTGIANEHTKLLMILDAIVGELYPIKKTNTFISHETIATLEQKLRNWLDDLPNELAPNLENIPPRYERANKLLHLSFLHVQIILYRPFIHYLSRNFADSNSDALSLQCARNSIKVARAVVRLAEEMLKKNLISGSYWYASYTIFYSVATLLFYIHEAELPDKESAREYHAILKDAQIGREVLNHIKDSSMAAMRTYNLLNKLFEKLNSKTIMLTTMHTSPPLKNNIVTNKENPITTQSLPQRYLPGYAGAEMKQPRQILQGEESVSSYSVSDYPSDLQPPIENELLAQPQQQLSTTSLPVNRENRTNFAPPQMKTFNTTNNSGLKTVNSANNFMKQNENPINNDPLNLSDIFGFNGNPDDILTTQSENLGLDNNTNNMDKNVEKKDNSTMNDKIKSETLDQTGILDVFDQLDAHLFGKYMPLNYPMDPQNEPQQQQSQQQGQ